A single genomic interval of uncultured Desulfobacter sp. harbors:
- a CDS encoding flavocytochrome c gives MITWNEQTDVVVIGSGVAGCSAAIEARSAGASVIIFEKMKITGGNTRISDGGLAAPGNRLQKKQGIEDSPELFYQDILKAGLNLNHRALARIFAEQGADAVEWLQMELGVQYMDRLDRFGGHSVARCLTTSSHSGKDIIKAQTSRLKQMGAEIRTQCLLTDLLTDDSGKVCGVRIKTGYHHKDLGFKEQQNIRAGRAVILATGGFGNDVPFRMLQNPSLDTTVTSTNHRGATAEGLSSALKIGAAPVHLSWIQTGPWGCVDEIGYGTGSRFASYALYPNGILVDPSTGRRIVSEWADRRQRSMAIFKAGHPCVGIMDAQGVGHDPQSLKKCLETGKVYEFNSLADLAKAYKIPSDAFTSTVKEYNNMIKKGQTDQFGKSLETAQLISSPPFFAMHLWPKVHYTPGGVGINTNAQVIDVRNQPIPNLYAAGEVCGGIHGADRLGSCALTECLVFGRIAGRNAAAENKIQGT, from the coding sequence ATGATTACATGGAATGAACAAACAGATGTTGTTGTAATAGGAAGCGGCGTGGCCGGGTGCAGTGCGGCAATTGAGGCCCGCTCAGCAGGTGCGTCAGTCATTATTTTCGAAAAAATGAAAATCACCGGCGGCAACACTCGAATCAGTGATGGGGGATTGGCGGCACCTGGGAACAGACTGCAAAAAAAACAAGGCATAGAAGATTCGCCGGAACTGTTTTATCAAGATATATTAAAGGCTGGGTTAAACCTCAATCACCGGGCCCTGGCTAGAATATTCGCAGAACAGGGGGCCGATGCGGTTGAATGGCTCCAAATGGAACTGGGCGTTCAATATATGGATCGCCTGGATCGTTTCGGGGGGCATTCAGTCGCCCGCTGCCTGACAACCAGCAGTCATTCCGGCAAAGATATAATCAAAGCGCAAACGTCCCGTTTAAAACAGATGGGAGCGGAAATCAGGACACAATGCCTTTTGACGGATTTACTGACTGATGACAGCGGCAAAGTATGTGGCGTTCGAATCAAAACCGGATATCATCACAAGGACCTGGGCTTTAAAGAACAACAAAATATCCGAGCCGGCCGGGCTGTGATTCTCGCCACAGGCGGATTTGGCAATGACGTTCCATTTCGGATGCTGCAGAACCCAAGCCTGGATACCACTGTCACCTCCACAAACCACCGAGGAGCAACGGCTGAAGGCTTGAGCTCCGCGTTGAAAATCGGGGCGGCGCCTGTCCATTTATCCTGGATTCAGACCGGCCCATGGGGCTGTGTTGATGAAATCGGCTACGGCACAGGATCTCGATTTGCGTCATATGCTTTGTACCCCAATGGAATTCTGGTCGATCCGTCAACCGGCCGGCGTATCGTAAGCGAGTGGGCAGACCGCCGGCAGCGGAGTATGGCTATTTTTAAAGCAGGGCATCCGTGTGTCGGGATTATGGATGCCCAAGGGGTAGGACATGATCCTCAAAGTTTAAAAAAATGTCTTGAGACGGGAAAGGTATATGAATTTAATAGCTTGGCAGATCTTGCCAAGGCTTATAAAATACCGTCTGATGCGTTTACGTCCACAGTAAAAGAATACAACAATATGATCAAGAAAGGCCAAACAGATCAATTTGGCAAATCCTTGGAAACTGCGCAACTAATATCCAGCCCGCCTTTTTTTGCCATGCATCTGTGGCCAAAGGTTCATTACACCCCGGGAGGTGTGGGAATCAATACAAACGCACAGGTGATTGATGTTCGCAACCAGCCGATTCCAAACCTTTACGCCGCCGGTGAAGTTTGTGGCGGCATTCATGGCGCTGATCGATTAGGAAGTTGCGCACTTACCGAATGCCTTGTTTTTGGACGGATCGCCGGCCGGAATGCTGCTGCGGAGAACAAAATTCAGGGGACATAA
- a CDS encoding response regulator → MEQETLANLFEPFFTTKDVDKGTGLGLATVYGIVKQNDGFINIYSEPGQGSIFRIYLPRYLAATESPEKKNSDKFNQKGTETILLVEDEPSILKMTRMMLERTGYTVLAAGTPEEAIALAREHAGEIHLLMTDVVMPGMNGRDLARNLLSLYPNLNLLFMSGYTANLIAHHGVLDEGVQFIQKPFAKQDLVIKVREVLDEVKELNR, encoded by the coding sequence ATGGAACAGGAGACGCTGGCCAATCTTTTCGAACCCTTTTTCACCACCAAGGACGTGGATAAGGGCACCGGTCTTGGTCTGGCTACGGTGTACGGCATCGTTAAGCAAAATGACGGTTTTATCAATATCTACAGCGAGCCGGGGCAGGGGAGCATCTTCCGGATCTATCTGCCCCGGTATCTGGCTGCAACCGAAAGTCCAGAGAAAAAAAACTCGGACAAATTCAACCAGAAAGGAACTGAAACCATTCTGCTGGTGGAAGATGAACCTTCCATCTTAAAAATGACCCGGATGATGCTGGAGCGAACCGGTTACACGGTCCTTGCGGCCGGCACACCGGAAGAAGCCATCGCCCTTGCCCGTGAGCACGCCGGCGAGATTCACCTGCTCATGACCGATGTGGTCATGCCCGGGATGAACGGCCGGGACCTGGCCAGAAACCTGCTATCGCTTTACCCGAACCTCAATCTATTGTTCATGTCCGGCTATACAGCAAATCTGATCGCCCACCATGGCGTATTGGACGAAGGCGTGCAGTTTATTCAGAAACCGTTCGCAAAGCAGGATCTGGTAATCAAGGTGCGCGAGGTGCTGGACGAAGTGAAAGAGCTCAACCGTTAA
- a CDS encoding GAF domain-containing protein codes for MTNPDNRRKNAADLRQKAETFARQRVVRTPNDSAALSPDDIQDTLHELRVHQIELEMQNEELRTAQAEIEAGRTRYFDLYDLAPVGYCTLSEKGLIAEANLTAATLLETNRSALIKQPISRFILKEDQDIYYLHRKQLFQTGEPQECELRLVKPDGTHFWAHLRVIAAQAEDGAPVYRVVLSDITERKQAEEAVVRQHRSIKLSSRIANVFLISSRNEVFVDVLDVLLKDLDSRFGYFGYIDEAGDLVCPSMTRDVWDQCQIAEKSVVFPRSVWGGLWGRSLMKKQTLIANEKLRIPEGHVALENALATPIVHHDNLIGQFVVANKAEGYDKDDRDLLESVAAQTAPILFAIQEEARQKTAHEKLEEQMRQAQKMESVGRLAGGVAHDFNNMLSVILGNTEIAMEDLAPDDPLHNNLSEIFSAANRSADITRQLLAFARKQTIAPKVLDLNRTIKSMLKMLRRLIGEDIDLAWRPETTVWPVRMDPSQIDQILANLCINARDAIADIGMITIETGKATFDSTYCAEHPGFVAGDFVLLAVSDDGCGMEQDGTGDAGQSFRTLFHHQGRG; via the coding sequence ATGACAAACCCCGACAACCGCCGAAAAAACGCTGCGGATTTACGGCAGAAAGCCGAAACGTTTGCCCGGCAACGGGTCGTCCGGACACCTAACGACAGCGCGGCCCTCTCCCCCGACGACATTCAGGATACACTCCATGAACTGCGGGTGCACCAGATCGAACTGGAGATGCAGAACGAGGAGTTGCGCACGGCCCAGGCGGAGATCGAAGCCGGGCGGACGCGTTATTTCGATTTATACGACCTGGCCCCGGTGGGCTACTGCACCCTGTCCGAAAAGGGACTGATCGCCGAGGCCAACCTCACCGCCGCCACATTGCTGGAAACGAACCGCAGCGCGCTGATCAAGCAGCCGATTTCCCGCTTCATCCTTAAAGAGGACCAGGACATCTACTACCTGCATCGGAAGCAGCTCTTTCAGACGGGCGAACCCCAGGAATGCGAGCTACGGCTGGTCAAACCGGATGGGACACACTTCTGGGCGCATCTGAGGGTAATCGCTGCGCAAGCGGAAGACGGCGCTCCGGTGTACCGTGTAGTGCTGAGCGACATCACAGAGCGCAAACAGGCTGAAGAGGCGGTTGTCCGACAACATCGATCCATCAAGCTATCCAGTCGAATCGCCAATGTTTTTCTGATCTCCTCTCGGAACGAGGTCTTTGTTGATGTTCTCGATGTCCTTTTGAAGGATCTGGACAGCCGCTTCGGCTATTTCGGGTACATCGATGAGGCCGGCGACTTGGTCTGTCCCTCCATGACGCGCGACGTTTGGGATCAATGCCAGATAGCTGAAAAGAGCGTCGTTTTTCCCCGTTCCGTCTGGGGAGGGCTGTGGGGCAGGTCCCTGATGAAGAAGCAGACGTTGATCGCCAACGAAAAACTCCGGATTCCCGAAGGACACGTGGCCCTGGAGAACGCCTTGGCGACTCCCATCGTGCACCACGATAACCTGATCGGCCAGTTTGTCGTAGCCAACAAGGCGGAGGGATACGACAAAGACGACCGGGACCTTCTGGAAAGCGTGGCAGCGCAAACGGCGCCGATTCTGTTTGCCATCCAGGAAGAGGCCCGCCAAAAAACAGCGCACGAGAAACTGGAAGAGCAAATGCGCCAAGCCCAGAAAATGGAGTCCGTGGGACGTCTTGCCGGAGGAGTGGCTCACGACTTTAACAACATGCTCAGCGTGATCCTCGGTAATACGGAAATTGCTATGGAAGACTTAGCCCCGGATGATCCGCTCCACAACAACCTTAGTGAAATTTTCTCTGCCGCCAACCGATCTGCCGATATCACCCGGCAGCTGCTGGCCTTTGCCCGTAAACAGACCATTGCACCCAAGGTGCTTGATCTAAACCGGACGATCAAAAGCATGCTCAAGATGCTTCGGCGACTGATCGGCGAGGATATCGATCTTGCCTGGCGGCCTGAAACGACAGTTTGGCCGGTCCGGATGGATCCGTCACAAATCGATCAAATCCTGGCCAATCTTTGTATCAACGCTCGTGATGCAATCGCGGACATAGGAATGATCACCATAGAAACGGGAAAAGCGACGTTTGATTCCACCTATTGTGCGGAGCACCCTGGTTTTGTTGCTGGTGACTTTGTCCTGCTGGCGGTCAGTGACGACGGCTGTGGCATGGAACAGGATGGAACAGGAGACGCTGGCCAATCTTTTCGAACCCTTTTTCACCACCAAGGACGTGGATAA
- a CDS encoding PAS domain S-box protein, with protein sequence MTNSDNRRKNAADLRQKAETFARQRVVRTPNDSAALSPDDIQDTLHELRVHQIELEMQNEELRTAQAEIEAGRARYFDLYDLAPVGYCTLSEKGVIVEANLTAATLLGTNRSALIKQPISRFILKEDQDIYYLHRKQLFEVGGPQECELRLVKPDGTHFWAHLTVIAAQAEDGATVCRVVLSDITERRRAEEELRHLRNYLSNIIDSMPSVLVGVDAEAKITLWNKTAEKNTGVVGAHAQGYLLSHIFPRLAPEMKKITESIRSREIIHHRKRTCVSERGPRYEDVTIYPLTGERVEGAVIRIDDVTEQVRLEEMMVQAEKMLSIGGFAAGMAHEINNPLAGIMQTANVMADRLTNENMPANLKAAREAGVSMAAIRNFMEARGIPRMLKTIRKSGLRAAEIVSNMLGFARKSEAQVSFHDLSDLIDKTLDLAATDYDIIKQYDFKSIEIRREFEDGLPPVSCEGAKIQQVLLNIFRNGAEAMQTAGTGKPIFIVRTEFDKERKMVCMEIEDNGPGMDEAICKRVFEPFYTTKPVGEGTGLGLSVSYFIITENYGGKIAVESQPGKGTKFVIRLPLKSTNEELSTVNADLLPKNEAAALTDIKQQVLKSGKGARKAVQTTIAGRPLVYDLTVEPLQNSAGVIVGITGASQDVTETKGRERTDAAANGTLPSKNRGDNP encoded by the coding sequence ATGACAAACTCCGACAACCGCCGAAAAAACGCTGCGGATTTACGGCAGAAAGCCGAAACGTTTGCCCGGCAACGGGTCGTCCGGACACCTAACGACAGCGCGGCCCTCTCCCCCGACGACATTCAGGATACACTCCATGAACTGCGGGTGCACCAGATTGAACTGGAGATGCAGAACGAGGAGTTGCGCACGGCCCAGGCGGAGATCGAAGCCGGGCGGGCGCGTTATTTCGATTTATACGACCTGGCCCCGGTGGGCTACTGCACCCTGTCCGAAAAGGGAGTGATCGTCGAGGCCAACCTCACCGCCGCCACATTGCTGGGAACGAACCGCAGCGCGCTGATCAAGCAGCCGATTTCCCGCTTCATCCTCAAAGAGGACCAGGACATCTACTACCTGCATCGGAAGCAGCTCTTTGAGGTGGGCGGACCCCAGGAATGCGAGCTACGACTGGTCAAACCGGATGGGACACACTTCTGGGCGCATCTGACGGTAATCGCTGCGCAAGCGGAAGACGGCGCGACGGTGTGCCGTGTAGTGCTGAGCGACATCACCGAGCGCAGGCGGGCCGAAGAGGAACTTCGCCATCTGCGTAATTACCTGTCCAACATCATTGATTCCATGCCGTCTGTGCTGGTTGGGGTGGATGCCGAAGCAAAGATAACCCTGTGGAACAAGACAGCGGAAAAAAATACGGGGGTGGTTGGTGCCCATGCCCAGGGCTATCTCCTCTCCCACATATTCCCCCGGCTGGCGCCGGAAATGAAAAAAATAACCGAAAGCATCCGGTCCCGGGAAATCATACACCATCGGAAGAGAACTTGTGTCTCTGAAAGGGGGCCACGCTACGAGGATGTGACCATCTATCCGTTGACCGGCGAGAGGGTGGAGGGGGCAGTTATCCGCATTGACGATGTAACCGAGCAGGTGCGGTTGGAAGAGATGATGGTGCAAGCAGAAAAGATGCTTTCGATCGGAGGATTTGCCGCAGGCATGGCCCACGAGATCAACAATCCCCTGGCCGGCATTATGCAGACTGCCAATGTGATGGCGGACCGGTTGACCAATGAAAATATGCCGGCCAACCTCAAAGCTGCCAGGGAAGCCGGCGTTTCAATGGCTGCCATCCGGAACTTCATGGAGGCCCGGGGCATACCGCGCATGCTCAAGACCATCAGGAAATCAGGATTACGGGCGGCGGAGATTGTGTCCAACATGCTCGGTTTTGCCCGGAAGAGCGAGGCCCAGGTCTCATTCCATGATCTTTCCGATCTGATCGATAAAACCCTGGATCTGGCCGCCACCGATTATGATATTATAAAACAATATGATTTCAAGTCGATTGAGATCCGAAGGGAGTTTGAAGATGGTCTTCCCCCTGTTTCCTGTGAGGGGGCAAAAATCCAGCAGGTGCTGCTCAACATCTTCAGAAACGGCGCCGAGGCCATGCAGACGGCCGGAACCGGGAAGCCCATCTTTATTGTACGGACGGAATTTGACAAAGAGCGGAAAATGGTCTGTATGGAGATCGAAGACAACGGCCCGGGCATGGATGAAGCGATTTGTAAACGGGTCTTTGAGCCATTTTATACCACCAAACCTGTGGGAGAGGGGACGGGTCTCGGACTCAGCGTGTCCTATTTTATCATTACTGAAAATTATGGGGGCAAGATTGCTGTGGAATCCCAGCCTGGAAAGGGGACAAAGTTTGTTATCCGCCTGCCCTTGAAATCCACCAACGAGGAGCTTTCCACGGTCAACGCCGACCTGCTGCCGAAAAACGAGGCAGCCGCACTGACGGACATCAAGCAACAGGTGCTGAAGAGCGGGAAAGGCGCGCGGAAAGCCGTGCAAACCACGATTGCGGGCAGGCCCCTTGTGTATGATCTGACAGTTGAACCCTTGCAAAATTCCGCCGGCGTGATCGTCGGCATCACCGGCGCCTCGCAGGATGTCACCGAGACAAAAGGCCGGGAGCGGACGGATGCCGCGGCAAACGGGACGTTGCCGTCAAAAAATAGAGGCGATAATCCATGA
- a CDS encoding chemotaxis protein CheB, with amino-acid sequence MTKRKKDRQKLTGKHPGETKTGMPPEQSGNAIDAQLKPDREAGDFPVVGIGASAGGLAAFEAFFSGMPTDADPGMAFVLVQHLAPDHKSILTDLIRRYTRMEVFEVEDGMAVKPNCAYIIPPNRDMAFLNGTLQLLDPVAPRGRRMPIDFFFRSLAQDQHERTIGVVLSGTGSDGTLGVKAIKGEGGMVMAQNPESTEHDGMPRSAIGTGLVDFELPPAEMPAQIIAYVTHAFSKPPRRVMLAPKAENALKKVLLLLRARTGHDFSQYKPSTIQRRIERRMAVHQIETMEGYVKFIHQTSDEVDALFRDMLIGVTSFFRDPEAFKALEEQVIPKLFSGKPANAAIRIWSPGCSTGEEAYSLAILLAERQETMKQHFNVQVFATDIDSHAIATARAGIYPASIAADFTPERLARFFSSEPDDSVFRIKKNIRDMLVFSEQNVIKDPPFSKLDLISCRNLLIYLGGDLQKKLIPLFHYALNPSGFLFLGTSETVGDYQDLFTVLDRKLKLYQRKEDLLGAQRAGLGRFLPSMTTADRVPPRSDQNTASPRKLPLRELTEQALLQQLVQAAALVNAQGDILYLHGRTGMYLEPAPGESSPNNIIKMAREGLHRDLTSALHKAAVAGETVRCPGLRVKTNGDITTVNLIVRLVTAAPSASLDPPLYLVVLEQAQVESQKSEDGSQRTDDGRRKSEAEDAVEAEARVVALRQELRAKEEYLQTTNEELETSNEELKSANEEMQSINEELQSTNEELETSKEELQSVNEELSTVNAELQTKVADLSRANNDMNNLLAGTGIATVFVDLQLRILRFTPAATKIINLIQSDIGRPVGHIVSNLLGYERLTKDTQAVLDTLIPKELDVRSTEGRWYIMRILPYRTMDNVIEGAVLTFVDVTEARVIHEDLRVNEERLRLALNTASISVFNQDTNLRYTWIHNPDPEFQVEEFIGKTDADLLPKNEAIALTAIKQQVLKSGKGVRQAVQTTIAGRPLVYDLTVEPLQNSAGVIVGITGASQDVTETKGRERTDAAANGTLPSKNRGDNP; translated from the coding sequence ATGACAAAAAGAAAAAAAGACCGGCAAAAGCTGACCGGCAAACATCCAGGGGAAACGAAAACCGGCATGCCGCCGGAGCAGTCCGGAAACGCCATTGACGCCCAGCTGAAGCCCGATCGGGAGGCCGGTGATTTTCCCGTTGTGGGCATCGGGGCATCGGCCGGGGGCCTGGCGGCCTTCGAGGCTTTCTTCTCCGGCATGCCCACGGACGCTGATCCGGGTATGGCCTTTGTCCTTGTTCAGCATCTGGCCCCAGACCACAAGAGCATCCTGACCGATCTCATTCGGCGCTACACTCGTATGGAGGTATTTGAGGTCGAGGACGGCATGGCGGTGAAGCCCAACTGTGCCTACATCATCCCTCCCAATCGCGACATGGCGTTTTTGAACGGCACGCTGCAACTGCTCGATCCTGTGGCCCCGCGCGGCCGGCGTATGCCCATCGACTTTTTCTTCCGGTCCCTGGCCCAGGACCAGCACGAGCGGACCATCGGCGTAGTACTCTCGGGCACCGGTAGCGACGGCACCCTGGGGGTGAAGGCCATCAAGGGCGAGGGCGGTATGGTTATGGCCCAGAACCCGGAGTCCACAGAACACGACGGCATGCCGCGCAGCGCCATCGGCACGGGGCTGGTGGATTTCGAGTTACCCCCGGCCGAGATGCCCGCCCAGATCATCGCTTATGTGACTCATGCCTTCAGCAAGCCGCCTCGCCGCGTCATGCTGGCGCCTAAGGCTGAGAACGCACTCAAGAAAGTCTTACTCCTGCTGCGCGCCCGGACCGGGCACGACTTTTCTCAGTACAAACCCTCCACCATCCAGCGCCGTATTGAGCGGCGCATGGCCGTGCACCAGATCGAAACCATGGAGGGTTACGTCAAATTCATCCACCAGACGTCCGATGAAGTGGACGCCCTGTTCCGTGACATGCTGATCGGCGTGACCAGTTTCTTCCGCGATCCCGAAGCCTTCAAGGCGCTGGAGGAACAGGTCATCCCCAAACTCTTCTCCGGCAAGCCTGCGAATGCCGCCATCCGTATCTGGTCCCCGGGGTGCTCCACCGGAGAGGAGGCCTATTCCCTGGCCATCCTCCTGGCCGAACGCCAGGAGACGATGAAACAGCACTTCAATGTGCAGGTGTTTGCCACGGACATCGACAGCCACGCCATTGCCACGGCCCGCGCCGGCATCTATCCGGCCTCCATCGCCGCCGACTTTACGCCGGAGCGGTTGGCGCGCTTCTTCTCGTCCGAGCCGGATGACAGCGTCTTTCGCATCAAAAAAAACATTCGCGACATGCTGGTTTTCTCCGAGCAGAACGTGATCAAGGATCCGCCCTTCTCCAAGTTGGACTTGATCAGTTGCCGCAACCTGCTGATCTACTTGGGCGGCGATCTGCAGAAAAAGCTCATTCCGTTGTTCCACTACGCCTTGAACCCGAGCGGGTTTCTCTTTCTGGGGACATCCGAAACCGTGGGCGACTATCAGGACCTTTTTACAGTGCTGGACCGCAAGTTGAAGTTGTACCAACGCAAGGAAGACCTCTTGGGCGCCCAGCGGGCGGGACTGGGCCGGTTCCTGCCGTCCATGACGACAGCGGATAGAGTGCCCCCGCGTTCCGACCAAAATACGGCCTCTCCAAGGAAACTGCCACTGCGCGAGTTGACCGAACAGGCCTTGCTGCAACAGCTTGTCCAGGCGGCGGCTCTGGTCAACGCCCAAGGCGATATTCTCTATCTCCACGGCCGCACCGGCATGTACCTGGAGCCTGCCCCCGGTGAGAGTAGTCCCAACAACATCATTAAGATGGCCCGGGAAGGGCTGCACCGCGACCTGACCTCGGCCCTGCACAAAGCCGCAGTAGCCGGTGAGACCGTTCGCTGCCCGGGACTACGGGTAAAAACCAACGGTGATATCACCACCGTCAATCTGATTGTCCGCCTGGTGACCGCCGCCCCGTCGGCTTCCCTCGACCCGCCCTTGTACCTGGTCGTTCTGGAGCAGGCACAGGTCGAAAGTCAGAAGTCAGAGGACGGAAGTCAGAGGACGGATGATGGACGTCGGAAGTCAGAGGCGGAGGATGCGGTGGAGGCCGAGGCCCGCGTTGTCGCGCTCAGGCAGGAGCTACGAGCCAAGGAGGAGTATCTTCAGACCACCAATGAAGAACTGGAGACATCCAATGAGGAGTTGAAATCCGCCAACGAAGAGATGCAGTCGATCAACGAGGAGCTGCAGTCCACCAACGAGGAGCTGGAGACCTCCAAGGAGGAGCTGCAATCGGTGAACGAGGAACTGTCCACGGTCAACGCCGAGCTGCAGACCAAGGTAGCCGATCTGTCGCGGGCCAACAATGACATGAACAACCTGCTGGCCGGCACCGGCATCGCCACCGTTTTTGTGGACCTCCAGCTACGCATCCTGCGCTTCACCCCCGCCGCCACCAAGATCATCAATCTGATCCAGAGCGACATCGGCCGGCCGGTGGGCCACATCGTCTCCAACCTGCTCGGGTACGAGCGCCTGACGAAGGACACGCAGGCCGTGCTCGACACCCTGATTCCCAAGGAACTGGACGTCCGGAGTACTGAGGGCCGATGGTACATCATGCGCATTTTGCCCTATCGCACCATGGATAACGTCATCGAAGGCGCGGTGCTTACCTTTGTGGATGTCACGGAGGCGCGTGTCATTCATGAGGACCTGCGGGTGAACGAAGAGCGGCTGCGGCTCGCCCTCAACACCGCTTCCATTTCTGTTTTCAATCAGGACACGAACCTTCGTTACACCTGGATTCACAACCCTGATCCTGAATTTCAAGTGGAAGAGTTCATCGGCAAGACGGACGCCGACTTGCTGCCGAAAAACGAGGCAATCGCACTGACGGCCATCAAGCAACAGGTGCTGAAGAGCGGGAAAGGCGTGCGGCAAGCCGTGCAAACCACTATTGCGGGCAGGCCCCTTGTGTATGACCTGACAGTTGAACCCTTGCAAAATTCCGCCGGCGTGATCGTCGGCATCACCGGCGCCTCGCAGGATGTCACCGAGACAAAAGGCCGGGAGCGGACGGATGCCGCGGCAAACGGGACGTTGCCGTCAAAAAATAGAGGCGATAATCCATGA
- the mobB gene encoding molybdopterin-guanine dinucleotide biosynthesis protein B: protein MPTIVQIIGQPGSGKTTLVAELVRYFTGKGLCVGTLKHSSHAYELDKPGKDSHVHRQAGACPVAMVNAKMAALYFPASDLTRPEKLIQTYYGHADLVLIEGWISGPYPKIEIWRQRVGKTPLFTHVEKVCALVCDRVPADIEKPCPPVFALDDIPGLAGFIRS, encoded by the coding sequence ATGCCGACCATTGTCCAAATCATCGGCCAACCCGGTTCCGGTAAAACCACCCTGGTGGCGGAGCTGGTGCGCTATTTTACTGGAAAAGGCCTGTGTGTCGGCACATTGAAACACTCCAGCCACGCTTACGAACTGGACAAGCCGGGCAAGGATTCCCATGTACACAGGCAAGCAGGTGCCTGCCCTGTCGCCATGGTCAATGCTAAAATGGCCGCCTTATATTTTCCGGCCTCTGATCTCACCCGGCCCGAAAAATTGATCCAAACCTATTACGGCCATGCAGACCTTGTTCTCATTGAAGGATGGATTTCAGGGCCTTATCCCAAAATCGAAATCTGGCGGCAACGTGTGGGTAAAACGCCGTTGTTTACCCATGTGGAGAAGGTCTGTGCCCTTGTGTGCGATAGGGTGCCGGCGGACATAGAAAAACCATGTCCCCCGGTTTTTGCCCTGGATGATATCCCGGGTCTTGCCGGTTTTATTCGTTCATAA
- a CDS encoding FmdE family protein: MKDFNTLLEGSAQAHGHLCAGQVIGVRMAMLGCRLIGLDEPSTLPQIKKIIVYVEMDRCATDAISYVTGVKLGRRSLKFIDNGIMAATFVNLETGKAFRIVSTETARDLAPILMPHIEDPRFAQLEAYKIMDDSDLFTVSEVKVNVPASDMPGPTRFKAVCARCGIVVRDKKEVFKNNQILCRPCALGTYYEPVDPIENDTKE, translated from the coding sequence TTGAAAGATTTTAATACATTGCTGGAAGGATCGGCACAGGCCCATGGTCATTTGTGCGCAGGTCAGGTGATCGGGGTACGTATGGCCATGCTCGGGTGCCGGCTTATTGGACTGGATGAACCGTCAACACTGCCCCAGATTAAAAAAATTATTGTATATGTGGAGATGGACCGGTGTGCCACGGACGCCATCTCCTATGTAACAGGTGTAAAGCTTGGCAGAAGATCCTTAAAATTCATTGACAACGGTATCATGGCTGCCACCTTTGTGAATCTTGAAACTGGGAAGGCGTTCAGAATCGTTTCTACGGAAACAGCCAGGGACCTTGCCCCAATACTGATGCCCCATATTGAAGATCCAAGGTTTGCCCAGCTTGAAGCCTATAAAATCATGGATGATTCAGATTTGTTTACGGTTTCCGAGGTGAAGGTCAATGTTCCGGCATCGGACATGCCCGGTCCCACACGGTTCAAGGCCGTATGTGCCCGGTGCGGCATTGTGGTCAGGGATAAAAAAGAAGTTTTTAAAAACAATCAGATTCTTTGCCGGCCCTGTGCCCTGGGAACCTATTATGAGCCTGTGGATCCCATAGAAAACGATACCAAAGAATAA